From the Candidatus Bathyarchaeota archaeon genome, one window contains:
- a CDS encoding ATP-binding protein produces the protein MMDSQSQDQPDLQPEHSNSASSNSCPQYRALFESMTSGFVYCKVLTDDKNNPTDFVFMEVNNAFEKITGLKKTDVIGKRVTKVIPGITKAHPELFKIYGKAALQGKNAYFESYLKPLNGWFSISVYSPQKGYFAALFTNISEQKRNQKKLEEYSLGLELTVAARTQELKEAQNNLLKAERFAAIGELAGMIGHDLRNPLTSIRNAAYYLQRKQLPNADPTNREMFEIIDKSVMYANKIVDNLLEYSKTIYLEIEECSPKSLIDYILLMISIPRTIKVVDHTHDEPTIWVDAHKLERVFMNIIKNAIDAMPEKGILEISSRQIGDTVEFTFADTGMGMSEQTMSKLFTPLFTTKAQGMGFGLAICKRIVDAHNGKITVDSALGKGTTFTITLPVQQKLKVKAENEWLRLREDSLSTIINT, from the coding sequence ATGATGGACAGTCAATCACAGGATCAACCAGACCTGCAGCCTGAGCATTCCAACTCAGCCTCATCCAACAGTTGCCCCCAATATCGTGCTCTCTTCGAAAGCATGACCAGCGGCTTTGTATACTGCAAAGTACTAACCGACGACAAAAACAACCCCACAGACTTCGTTTTCATGGAAGTCAACAACGCCTTCGAAAAAATAACCGGACTAAAAAAAACCGACGTCATAGGCAAGCGCGTCACCAAAGTAATTCCCGGCATCACAAAAGCCCACCCCGAACTATTCAAAATCTACGGAAAAGCCGCTTTACAAGGAAAAAACGCCTACTTCGAATCGTATTTGAAGCCTCTTAACGGCTGGTTTTCCATATCCGTTTACAGCCCCCAAAAAGGCTACTTCGCCGCATTATTCACCAACATCAGCGAACAAAAACGCAACCAGAAAAAACTTGAAGAATACTCTTTAGGTTTAGAGTTAACTGTTGCCGCTCGAACCCAAGAACTAAAAGAAGCCCAAAACAACCTGCTCAAAGCAGAACGCTTTGCGGCAATTGGCGAACTTGCAGGTATGATAGGGCACGACCTGCGCAATCCCCTAACTAGCATCAGAAACGCCGCCTACTACCTCCAAAGAAAACAACTCCCCAACGCCGACCCCACAAACCGCGAAATGTTCGAAATCATCGACAAATCCGTAATGTACGCAAACAAAATCGTAGATAACCTGCTTGAATACTCCAAAACCATCTACCTAGAAATCGAAGAATGCTCCCCTAAATCCCTCATTGACTACATCTTGCTAATGATAAGCATTCCAAGAACCATCAAAGTTGTAGACCACACCCATGACGAACCCACAATCTGGGTTGACGCCCACAAACTTGAACGCGTCTTCATGAACATCATCAAAAACGCCATAGACGCTATGCCTGAAAAGGGCATCCTAGAAATTAGTAGCCGACAAATCGGCGATACCGTCGAGTTCACTTTTGCAGACACCGGCATGGGCATGTCCGAGCAAACCATGTCCAAACTCTTCACGCCCTTATTTACCACCAAAGCACAGGGCATGGGTTTTGGCTTAGCCATCTGCAAACGCATCGTAGACGCCCACAACGGCAAAATCACCGTCGACAGCGCCCTAGGAAAAGGAACAACCTTCACCATCACTTTGCCCGTACAGCAAAAACTAAAAGTCAAAGCCGAAAACGAATGGCTACGCCTACGCGAAGACTCCCTCTCAACAATAATCAACACCTAA
- a CDS encoding DUF131 domain-containing protein: MQTPKQTTAARTQQAPEGFEKYSKLPLLFMAGFAIIFVGITLLAASSMAGGEGSSVSTGAVIFIGPIPLVFGSGPDAPWLILIGVAVAVAMAVMFGVLRRKI, encoded by the coding sequence ATGCAAACACCCAAACAAACAACAGCAGCAAGAACCCAGCAAGCTCCAGAAGGCTTTGAAAAATACAGCAAGCTGCCCCTACTGTTCATGGCGGGTTTTGCTATAATCTTTGTTGGCATAACGCTTTTGGCTGCTTCAAGCATGGCCGGTGGCGAAGGCAGCTCAGTAAGCACAGGAGCAGTCATTTTCATAGGACCCATACCCTTGGTTTTTGGCAGTGGACCTGACGCGCCATGGCTAATCCTAATTGGTGTTGCGGTAGCCGTAGCTATGGCTGTCATGTTTGGGGTTTTGCGCAGAAAAATCTGA
- a CDS encoding OB-fold nucleic acid binding domain-containing protein, whose translation MTLDDIIALILQQRPELTEEQIRNRLSVARDMTGGLIADESLGRMIAAELTVDIPQENGTFKPKLSIGHMVEGLYNATVTGRVVAVYPVKTFDGARSGKLASVVIVDNDGVLRVVLWGEKTDLVESGDLQVGTIAKFAHGYTKADRYTNVELHMGDRSRVDTNLEHINQDDYPDITKFTTPLSELSVDQKNVHLTGTVVDVFGSSTFAKSDQSEGKVLRAKIADDSGEVVVVFWNEKAQELELCIKKDAKLVLVNARPKPSQDGGVEVHVDSSTWVSIMAVQKPPQTIVSLTEGEDDICVEGEVSTPPACKEVTTSKGETVKLCTFDLRDETGEITVTAWRQHAETADNLAAGDKIRIDNVYVKKSYMGEKLELSTRSATTILLLS comes from the coding sequence ATGACTTTGGATGATATTATTGCGCTTATTCTTCAACAGCGTCCCGAGCTTACTGAAGAGCAAATCCGCAACCGACTCTCCGTGGCAAGGGACATGACAGGCGGCTTAATCGCCGACGAATCCTTAGGACGCATGATTGCCGCAGAACTAACCGTGGATATCCCACAAGAAAACGGCACCTTCAAACCCAAACTATCCATCGGGCACATGGTTGAAGGCTTATACAACGCCACCGTAACAGGACGCGTCGTCGCGGTTTATCCCGTGAAAACCTTTGATGGCGCACGTTCAGGCAAGCTGGCAAGCGTGGTCATCGTGGATAACGACGGCGTTTTACGCGTTGTTTTGTGGGGCGAAAAAACCGACCTAGTCGAGTCAGGCGATTTGCAGGTGGGCACTATTGCAAAGTTTGCTCATGGCTACACCAAAGCCGACCGATACACAAACGTGGAACTACACATGGGCGACCGCTCACGCGTAGACACCAACCTGGAACACATAAACCAAGACGACTACCCCGACATAACCAAATTCACCACCCCCCTTTCCGAGTTATCCGTTGACCAAAAAAACGTGCATCTAACAGGCACAGTTGTTGATGTTTTTGGTTCTTCAACGTTTGCTAAAAGTGACCAAAGCGAAGGCAAAGTCCTGCGCGCGAAAATTGCTGACGACTCAGGCGAGGTGGTGGTTGTTTTTTGGAACGAAAAAGCCCAAGAGTTAGAGTTATGCATCAAAAAAGACGCCAAACTGGTGTTGGTTAACGCGCGCCCAAAGCCCAGTCAAGACGGCGGCGTGGAAGTTCATGTTGACTCTTCCACTTGGGTAAGCATAATGGCAGTGCAAAAGCCCCCCCAAACAATAGTTAGCCTAACTGAAGGCGAAGACGACATCTGCGTTGAAGGCGAAGTCTCCACCCCGCCAGCCTGCAAAGAAGTAACCACCTCCAAAGGCGAAACCGTCAAACTCTGCACGTTTGATTTGCGAGATGAAACAGGAGAAATCACCGTCACCGCTTGGAGGCAACACGCAGAAACCGCCGACAACTTAGCAGCTGGAGACAAAATCCGCATAGACAACGTGTACGTCAAAAAAAGTTACATGGGAGAAAAGTTGGAGTTGTCGACGCGGTCAGCGACGACTATATTGTTGCTTAGCTAA
- a CDS encoding metallophosphoesterase, translating into MLKLLFPHAAAIIEDAKEKTLVIADPHLGWEMSLQRRGIHAPSQSPKLLDKLLRLFAKYKPDRLLVLGDVKYTVVPAEPGEWREILGFFTQAKEHVAKVGVVRGNHDANLEPMLPEGVQMFPASGVVVGEVGLFHGHKWPSPELLGCKSLVMGHLHPVVVLRDPAGFKVTQQVWMKADCNAEELTRILLGKYRVKIQGSPAQTLFERYGVKARVKQIFMMPSFNDLLGGRPVNEAKAQKEAERDSLLGPVLRSEAVEIGNSEIYLLDGTYVGTLKQLRSFS; encoded by the coding sequence ATGCTCAAGCTGCTGTTTCCCCACGCGGCAGCAATCATAGAAGATGCCAAGGAAAAAACCTTGGTTATTGCTGACCCACATCTGGGCTGGGAAATGTCTTTGCAAAGAAGGGGGATTCATGCGCCAAGCCAAAGCCCCAAACTGCTTGACAAGCTACTGCGCCTATTTGCAAAGTACAAACCTGATAGGTTGCTGGTTTTAGGTGATGTAAAATACACGGTGGTTCCTGCTGAGCCAGGGGAGTGGCGTGAAATCTTGGGGTTTTTTACGCAAGCCAAAGAGCACGTAGCCAAGGTTGGGGTGGTACGGGGTAATCATGACGCGAATTTAGAGCCTATGCTGCCAGAAGGCGTACAGATGTTTCCCGCCTCGGGGGTAGTTGTGGGTGAAGTAGGGCTGTTTCATGGGCATAAGTGGCCTTCACCTGAGCTTTTGGGTTGCAAATCGTTGGTGATGGGGCATTTGCATCCAGTGGTGGTTTTGCGTGACCCCGCAGGCTTTAAGGTAACACAGCAGGTGTGGATGAAAGCAGACTGCAACGCTGAAGAGTTAACTAGGATTTTGCTGGGTAAGTACCGCGTTAAAATCCAAGGCAGCCCCGCGCAGACGCTTTTTGAACGGTATGGGGTAAAAGCTAGGGTTAAGCAGATTTTTATGATGCCCAGCTTTAACGATTTGCTTGGGGGCAGACCAGTAAATGAAGCTAAAGCGCAAAAGGAAGCTGAACGTGACAGCCTACTTGGACCAGTGCTGCGCTCTGAAGCTGTAGAAATTGGGAATTCAGAAATTTACTTGCTAGACGGAACCTACGTTGGAACCTTAAAGCAGCTTCGAAGCTTTAGCTAG
- a CDS encoding isocitrate/isopropylmalate dehydrogenase family protein, which yields MSKTYSIAVLKGDGIGPEITQATVKVLEKVQETSDFKLDLQYGEAGFHCIEKYGTNLPDETVNLLKKTDTCLKGPMTTPEEPGAPVSAAVKIRKIFNLYANVRPCKSYPNLESLKPDLDFVVVRENTEGMYSGVEFLAAKGVSVAYRIITTEASTRVAEYSFKLAQKRKKHLTYVHKGNILRITDGIFKDAVKALAPKYPDVTVDDQHIDAAAMQLIKKPENFDVIVTTNLFGDILSDEAAQVTGGLGLAAGANIGDTYSMFEPVHGSAPKYTGQNKVNPTAIIMAASMMLDHLGEKTAAKKIEDAVTAVLSEGKVKTKDLGGEASTTDMADAIAAKIS from the coding sequence ATGTCTAAAACTTACAGTATAGCAGTTCTCAAAGGCGATGGCATAGGACCAGAAATTACCCAAGCCACCGTGAAGGTTCTTGAAAAAGTACAGGAAACCAGCGACTTCAAACTAGACCTCCAATACGGAGAAGCAGGTTTTCACTGCATAGAAAAATATGGCACCAACTTGCCCGACGAAACAGTCAACTTGCTTAAAAAAACCGACACATGCCTCAAAGGCCCCATGACCACCCCCGAAGAACCCGGCGCGCCCGTGAGTGCAGCCGTGAAAATCCGCAAAATCTTCAACTTATACGCGAACGTGCGTCCCTGCAAAAGCTACCCTAACCTTGAATCCCTAAAGCCCGACTTAGATTTTGTGGTGGTGCGGGAAAACACTGAGGGCATGTACTCAGGCGTAGAATTTCTTGCCGCCAAGGGCGTTAGCGTCGCGTACCGCATAATCACGACGGAAGCTTCCACACGCGTAGCCGAATACTCATTCAAACTCGCCCAGAAACGCAAAAAACACCTCACATACGTCCACAAGGGCAACATCTTGCGCATCACCGATGGCATTTTCAAAGACGCAGTCAAAGCCTTAGCCCCCAAGTACCCCGACGTAACCGTAGATGACCAACACATCGACGCCGCCGCCATGCAACTCATCAAAAAACCCGAAAACTTTGACGTAATAGTAACCACCAACCTCTTTGGCGACATCCTCTCAGATGAAGCAGCGCAAGTCACAGGCGGCTTAGGCTTAGCCGCAGGTGCAAACATCGGAGATACCTACAGCATGTTCGAACCCGTCCACGGCTCCGCACCAAAATACACCGGACAAAACAAAGTCAACCCCACCGCCATCATAATGGCAGCCTCCATGATGCTTGACCACCTTGGAGAAAAAACCGCAGCAAAGAAAATCGAAGACGCCGTAACAGCTGTTCTAAGCGAAGGCAAAGTCAAAACAAAGGACCTAGGCGGAGAAGCAAGCACCACCGACATGGCAGATGCCATAGCTGCAAAAATTAGCTAA
- a CDS encoding DUF131 domain-containing protein, translating to MEAEVLQSLGTLLVFVGIAVVVVAAVLMTVRQTGEDKTKAAGVIMIGPIPIVFGSDKTSTQTILKLAVALTALSIAAMIIYHFLLR from the coding sequence GTGGAAGCAGAGGTTTTGCAGAGTCTAGGTACGCTTCTGGTTTTCGTGGGCATCGCCGTTGTTGTAGTGGCGGCTGTGCTGATGACGGTTAGGCAAACAGGAGAGGACAAAACCAAAGCGGCAGGCGTCATAATGATTGGTCCCATACCCATCGTTTTTGGCTCAGACAAAACCAGCACCCAAACCATCCTAAAACTCGCAGTCGCCCTCACCGCCCTTTCAATTGCCGCCATGATAATTTACCACTTCCTCTTGAGGTGA
- a CDS encoding Hsp20/alpha crystallin family protein: protein MSSDEDPEWRKRRRSMFGNDPFFGDIDRVFHEMEKMMESEFKNFTDKVPKDYVKERKLPDGSTAKEFGPFVYGYSMKIGPDGKPEISQFGNIKKSLKGAPQVREEREPLVDVVDTEQAIRVVAELPGVEKTDIKLHGTEDSLEITVDTEAYKYHKELDLPATVKVKEAKSTYKNGVLEVVLPKTQASKPKGEEIGIE, encoded by the coding sequence ATGTCTTCAGATGAAGATCCTGAATGGCGTAAACGACGGCGTTCTATGTTTGGCAATGACCCCTTCTTTGGTGATATCGACAGGGTTTTTCATGAGATGGAGAAGATGATGGAATCTGAGTTCAAGAATTTCACTGATAAGGTTCCAAAAGACTATGTTAAGGAACGTAAACTTCCTGATGGAAGCACTGCCAAAGAGTTTGGTCCTTTTGTGTATGGTTATAGCATGAAGATTGGTCCTGATGGTAAGCCTGAAATCAGCCAGTTTGGCAACATCAAAAAATCTTTGAAGGGTGCGCCGCAGGTTCGAGAAGAGCGAGAGCCTTTGGTGGATGTGGTTGATACCGAGCAGGCTATACGCGTGGTTGCTGAGCTTCCAGGCGTTGAGAAAACCGACATTAAACTGCACGGCACTGAGGATTCGCTAGAGATTACAGTGGACACTGAAGCTTACAAGTACCACAAAGAACTCGATTTGCCCGCCACCGTGAAGGTGAAAGAAGCCAAATCCACCTACAAAAACGGCGTGCTCGAAGTGGTTTTGCCTAAAACCCAAGCTTCCAAACCCAAAGGCGAAGAAATCGGCATAGAGTAA
- a CDS encoding class I SAM-dependent methyltransferase produces MSTRRLKLCSTDYWDKQASRFNQKTLRMDELTQVQLNNLPLLPQYSVLEVGAGTGRITLPVAKQVKHVTASEPAVSMLELLKTAAKKEHLNNITYLNTDLEALSTKKLPLHDIVLASFSVFMLDLKKALSTIDALAKKSVYIFSSASVWPDKEMQKILYGDVVSLLPDYLYLYNILLDLEILANVKILDYTSSQSYDSLDDAVSQLTDLHCISSWQETKLRKYLDATLVESNGKLWSNQKRKAAMIWWTKTQ; encoded by the coding sequence TTGAGCACTCGCAGGCTCAAACTATGCAGCACTGATTACTGGGACAAACAAGCAAGCCGCTTCAACCAAAAAACGCTTCGCATGGATGAGTTAACCCAAGTCCAACTAAACAACCTGCCCCTACTCCCACAATATAGCGTCCTTGAAGTCGGCGCTGGAACAGGACGCATAACCCTGCCCGTAGCCAAACAAGTCAAACACGTAACCGCCTCCGAACCCGCAGTTAGCATGCTTGAATTACTAAAAACCGCCGCCAAAAAAGAGCATCTAAATAACATCACCTACCTCAACACAGACCTAGAAGCTCTCTCAACAAAAAAACTCCCCCTCCACGACATAGTTTTAGCTTCCTTCTCAGTTTTCATGCTTGACCTCAAAAAAGCCCTATCAACCATTGATGCCCTCGCCAAAAAAAGTGTCTACATCTTCTCCTCAGCTTCTGTTTGGCCTGACAAAGAAATGCAAAAAATCCTCTACGGCGACGTCGTCTCTTTACTTCCCGATTACCTCTACCTCTACAATATCCTTTTGGATTTAGAGATACTTGCCAACGTAAAAATCTTGGATTATACTTCCTCGCAAAGCTACGACAGTTTGGATGATGCTGTTTCACAGCTCACTGACCTGCACTGCATCTCTTCCTGGCAAGAAACGAAGCTGCGAAAATACTTGGATGCGACTTTGGTGGAATCTAACGGAAAGCTTTGGTCAAATCAGAAACGTAAGGCTGCGATGATATGGTGGACCAAAACCCAATAA
- a CDS encoding iron ABC transporter permease: MVDQNPITPSGNQGFFDAEEEKRKYKKIVLRRVLFLIFCVVLLFFIAGISLALGSADMTFLDAYAAIFGRAFPDWFQVSTIADTVVWHLRLPRILLAIMAGATLAMSGSTTQAILRNPLATPYTLGVSAGAGLGAAIGIIMGSGITDGPFLIIGNAFLFSLIPVAVILLMVKRKGAAPETIILAGIAVMYIFSASTTILQYFAEANAVSATVFWLVGDLSRAAWWQLPYILAVLVICFTINFRLSWDLNTMKMGDDSSKSLGVEVDRVRTITLLTACFSTATVVSFTGAIGFICLVAPHICRAIIGTDERFLLVASSLFGAVLLLFADIVARRLLAPIVLPVGAITAFLGGPLLLYLLLRKKRAAR, from the coding sequence ATGGTGGACCAAAACCCAATAACCCCCTCGGGCAACCAGGGTTTTTTCGACGCTGAAGAAGAGAAGCGAAAATACAAAAAAATAGTTCTAAGAAGAGTTCTCTTCCTGATTTTCTGCGTGGTTTTGCTTTTTTTCATAGCGGGCATCTCTTTGGCTCTTGGCTCGGCTGACATGACTTTTCTGGACGCCTACGCCGCAATATTTGGCAGAGCCTTTCCCGACTGGTTCCAAGTAAGCACCATAGCTGACACTGTTGTTTGGCACCTACGCCTACCCCGTATCCTATTAGCCATCATGGCAGGTGCAACATTGGCAATGTCAGGCTCCACCACCCAAGCAATCCTAAGAAACCCCCTTGCAACCCCCTACACCTTAGGCGTTTCCGCAGGCGCAGGCTTAGGCGCAGCAATCGGCATCATCATGGGCAGCGGCATAACCGACGGGCCCTTCCTGATAATTGGCAACGCCTTCCTGTTCTCCCTAATCCCCGTCGCAGTAATCCTGCTGATGGTTAAACGCAAAGGCGCCGCACCTGAAACCATAATCCTAGCGGGCATAGCGGTTATGTACATTTTCTCTGCTTCCACCACGATACTGCAGTATTTTGCTGAAGCTAACGCCGTTAGCGCCACGGTGTTTTGGTTGGTTGGGGATTTGTCGCGAGCCGCATGGTGGCAGCTACCCTACATTCTAGCTGTACTGGTTATCTGCTTTACAATTAATTTCCGTTTGTCTTGGGACCTTAACACCATGAAAATGGGAGACGACTCCTCCAAGAGCCTAGGCGTAGAAGTAGACCGCGTCCGCACAATTACGCTGTTAACTGCCTGCTTCTCCACCGCCACCGTTGTTAGCTTCACAGGCGCCATAGGATTCATCTGCCTAGTTGCTCCTCACATCTGCCGCGCCATAATCGGCACTGACGAGCGGTTCTTGCTAGTTGCCTCCAGCCTCTTTGGAGCAGTTTTGCTGCTCTTCGCCGACATCGTAGCTAGACGCCTTCTTGCACCCATCGTGCTGCCCGTAGGTGCCATAACCGCGTTTCTAGGCGGACCACTGCTGCTGTATTTGCTCCTGAGAAAAAAACGAGCCGCTCGCTAA